In Leishmania major strain Friedlin complete genome, chromosome 34, the following proteins share a genomic window:
- a CDS encoding tuzin-like protein has protein sequence MMALTLDPRWNAMRRGIAGIGVCAVDGRGGAAAPGSCRLSLCSCLSPASSGGCGGADSALSEGGHCRECVCGMRGRLPSPKKPWNSLAGVLVGVRVTHAASVLEDRPVALGRLVSRLSEAAYKAEMLRTGKRDRDGEDRRGDAAQLLVVDAGTRVTVRTEGDPASGAAVAPSAMHMKGTIAKVNGNATYIILMEKGEVELSVASERIVALQPRKKLLQSARLVALVNWLRSCVHDPRDVEAIALVLFSRGWRAERMYLLEGVDLLPFVFVSRVELDSVSEKARWERDHDKAMQMLRRERVKDTNFRYALAKYKGTMSCIAGVLVVAYVFTANLRAYRRQQRGHQLRTAIETLSKAARPRKEEGMLAAAAEAFEVRREDEEALVRSVLTQMAPSHPRIVALAGGSGGGRCVPCRRAVRVEGVALVHVDVGGTEDTLRSVVRALGVSNVEVCGDLLGFVEEAMRGATVKASDGVPFLVMRLREGSDLGRVYGEVVSLVSDCQACHIVLAVPMKALTPLNVSSRRLDFYCIPPFSRRQAFAYAEHTLDALDLVCFVEVVGTRSSDVDELCAALRQRGVDPVTYTSLMLARAMRRLQAALGPPGSPARAAIRQLASMPFADGVRDDATGAMSVLGQPDVQEMVLYDPVQHEWRFAQQVYHTAARCILI, from the coding sequence atgaTGGCGCTCACACTCGACCCCCGGTGGAACGCCATGCGGAGAGGCATTGCCGGcatcggtgtgtgcgcggtggatggtagaggtggtgcggccgcacccggATCTTGTAGGCTCTCTTTGTGTAGCTGtctctcgccggcgtcgagtggtgggtgcggcggcgcagattctgcgttgtcggagggcggacactgccgcgagtgtgtgtgcggcatgcgtggccgcctgccgtcACCGAAGAAGCCGTGGAATAGTCTGGCAGGCGTCTTggttggtgtgcgcgtgacgcacgcggcgagcgTTCTCGAGGACCGCCCCGTGGCTCTCGGACGGCTCGTGAGCAGATTGTCGGAGGCGGCCTacaaggcggagatgctccGTACTGGCAAGAGGgatcgcgacggcgaggaccgccgcggcgacgccgcgcagctgctggtggtggatgctggCACGCGGGTGACGGTCAGGACGGAGGGCGATCCCGCGAgcggggccgcggtggcgccgtccgccatgcACATGAAGGGCACTATCGCCAAGGTGAACGGCAACGCTACCTACATTATACtaatggagaagggcgaagtgGAACTCTCTGTGGCGTCTGAGCGcattgtggcgctgcagccgcggaagaagctgctccagagcgctaggctggtggcgctggtaaactggctgcgctcctgcgtgcacgacccgcgcgacgtggaggccatcgcgctcgtcctgttcagccgcggctggcgggcggAGCGGATGTACCTGCTGGAAGGCGTGGATCTCCTGccgtttgtgtttgtgtcgagggtggagctggacagtgttagcgagaaggcgcggtgggagcgcgaccacgacaaggcgatgcagatgctgcgccgcgagcgggtgaaggataCGAACTTTCGCTATGCCCTGGCCAAGTACAAGGGCACCATGAGCTGCATTGCCGGCGTGCTTGTGGTCGCTTACGTGTTCACGGCGAACCTGCGCGCgtaccggcggcagcagcggggccaTCAGCTCCGGACAGCCATCGAGACCCTCTCCAAGGCTGCCCGGccaaggaaggaggagggtatgctcgcggcggccgccgaggccttcgaggtgaggcgcgaggatgaggaggcgcttgtgcgcagtgtgctgacgcagatggcgccgtcgcatccccgcatcgtggccctcgccggtggctctggcggcggcaggtgtgtgccgtgtcgccgcgcggtgcgcgtggagggggtggcgctggttcatgtcgacgtcggcggcacggaGGACACCCTGCGCAGTGTTGTGAGGGCCCTGGGGGTGAGCaacgtggaggtgtgcggcgacctgctgggttttgtggaggaggcgatgcggggCGCGACCGTGaaggccagcgacggcgttccgttcttggtgatgaggctgcgcgagggcagcgatctgggcagggtgtacggcgaggtggtgagccTGGTGAGCGACTGCCAGGCCTGCCATATCGTCCTGGCGGTGCCCATGAAGGCTCTGACCCCTTTGAACgtgtcgtcgcggaggctgGACTTTTACTGCATAccacccttctcccgccggcaggcgttcgcctacgcggagcacacgctggacgcgctggacctggtgtgctttgtggaggtggtggggacgcgcagcagcgacgtcgacgagctgtgcgctgcgctgcgccagcgcggcgtggacccggtcacgtacacgagcctcatgctggcgcgggcgatgcgtcggctgcaggctgcgctgGGACCACCTGGCTCgcctgctcgtgcggcgatCCGGCAGCTAGCCTCGATGCcattcgccgacggcgtgcgcgatgacGCCACTGGAGCGATGTCGGTGCTCGGGCAGCCAGATGTGCAGGAGATGGTGCTGTACGatccggtgcagcacgagtggcggttcgcgcagcaggtgtaccacaccgcggcgcgctgcatcttgatctag
- a CDS encoding putative amastin-like surface protein yields the protein MKCSIPLVVYVVVQFVAFLLVLVGTPLEMFRAPNRPGVAQCLTLFGFKLDCKSLEYEETVDMQWLNCPARIARFRLAQAFTLISILVYGAAFVLGLVLLYGCTIHRWVCLALNIVGAVTLCVVWVAMVVTYKKPDEPLCREVRNMGYRFGTGFALLVVAWILDILNIIFLLLPLQMRGSQDCANSMESQRTNNSKQATGSGGRA from the coding sequence ATGAAGTGCAGTATCCCCCTCGTTGTCTACGTGGTCGTGCAGTTCGTGGCGTTCcttctggtgctggtgggcacgccgctggagaTGTTCCGTGCACCCAATCGTCCAGGAGTCGCTCAGTGTCTAACGCTTTTTGGCTTTAAGCTCGACTGTAAATCACTTGAATATGAGGAGACGGTAGACATGCAATGGCTTAATTGCCCTGCACGCATCGCCCGTTTCCGCCTTGCGCAGGCGTTCACTCTCATCTCCATCCTCGTGTACGGCGCGGCCTTTGTCCTGGGCTTAGTTTTGCTGTACGGCTGCACTATTCACCGCTGGGTttgcctggcgctgaacaTCGTTGGCGCGGTCACCTTGTGCGTTGTGTGGGTGGCCATGGTGGTGACATACAAAAAACCTGATGAGCCGCTATGCCGTGAGGTGAGGAATATGGGCTACCGGTTCGGCACCGGGTTCGCTCTCTTGGTGGTGGCCTGGATACTGGATATCCTCAACATCATCTTCTTGCTGCTTCCGTTGCAGATGAGGGGATCACAGGACTGTGCAAACTCGATGGAGTCACAGAGGACGAATAACAGTAAACAAGCCACAGGAAGCGGAGGGCGAGCTTGA
- a CDS encoding tuzin-like protein, whose protein sequence is MMALTLDPRWNAMRRGIAGIGVCAVDGRGGAAAPGSCRLSLCSCLSPASSGGCGGADSALSEGGHCRECVCGMRGRLPSPKKPWNSLAGVLVGVRVTHAASVLEDRPVALGRLVSRLSEAAYKAEMLRTGKRDRDGEDRRGDAAQLLVVDAGTRVTVRTEGDPASGAAVAPSAMHMKGTIAKVNGNATYIILMEKGEVELSVASERIVALQPRKKLLQSARLVALVNWLRSCVHDPRDVEAIALVLFSRGWRAERMYLLEGVDLLPFVFVSRVELDSVSEKARWERDHDKAMQMLRRERVKDTNFRYALAKYKGTMSCIAGVLVVAYVFTANLRAYRRQQRGHQLRTAIETLSKAARPRKEEGMLAAAAEAFEVRREDEEALVRSVLTQMAPSHPRIVALAGGSGGGRCVPCRRAVRVEGVALVHVDVGGTEDTLRSVVRALGVSNVEVCGDLLGFVEEAMRGATVKASDGVPFLVMRLREGSDLGRVYGEVVSLVSDCQACHIVLAVPMKALTPLNVSSRRLDFYCIPPFSRRQAFAYAEHTLDALDLVCFVEVVGTRSSDVDELCAALRQRGVDPVTYTSLMLARAMRRLQAALGPPGSPARAAIRQLASMPFADGVRDDATGAMSVLGQPDVQEMVLYDPVQHEWRFAQQVYHTAARCILI, encoded by the coding sequence atgaTGGCGCTCACACTCGACCCCCGGTGGAACGCCATGCGGAGAGGCATTGCCGGcatcggtgtgtgcgcggtggatggtagaggtggtgcggccgcacccggATCTTGTAGGCTCTCTTTGTGTAGCTGtctctcgccggcgtcgagtggtgggtgcggcggcgcagattctgcgttgtcggagggcggacactgccgcgagtgtgtgtgcggcatgcgtggccgcctgccgtcACCGAAGAAGCCGTGGAATAGTCTGGCAGGCGTCTTggttggtgtgcgcgtgacgcacgcggcgagcgTTCTCGAGGACCGCCCCGTGGCTCTCGGACGGCTCGTGAGCAGATTGTCGGAGGCGGCCTacaaggcggagatgctccGTACTGGCAAGAGGgatcgcgacggcgaggaccgccgcggcgacgccgcgcagctgctggtggtggatgctggCACGCGGGTGACGGTCAGGACGGAGGGCGATCCCGCGAgcggggccgcggtggcgccgtccgccatgcACATGAAGGGCACTATCGCCAAGGTGAACGGCAACGCTACCTACATTATACtaatggagaagggcgaagtgGAACTCTCTGTGGCGTCTGAGCGcattgtggcgctgcagccgcggaagaagctgctccagagcgctaggctggtggcgctggtaaactggctgcgctcctgcgtgcacgacccgcgcgacgtggaggccatcgcgctcgtcctgttcagccgcggctggcgggcggAGCGGATGTACCTGCTGGAAGGCGTGGATCTCCTGccgtttgtgtttgtgtcgagggtggagctggacagtgttagcgagaaggcgcggtgggagcgcgaccacgacaaggcgatgcagatgctgcgccgcgagcgggtgaaggataCGAACTTTCGCTATGCCCTGGCCAAGTACAAGGGCACCATGAGCTGCATTGCCGGCGTGCTTGTGGTCGCTTACGTGTTCACGGCGAACCTGCGCGCgtaccggcggcagcagcggggccaTCAGCTCCGGACAGCCATCGAGACCCTCTCCAAGGCTGCCCGGccaaggaaggaggagggtatgctcgcggcggccgccgaggccttcgaggtgaggcgcgaggatgaggaggcgcttgtgcgcagtgtgctgacgcagatggcgccgtcgcatccccgcatcgtggccctcgccggtggctctggcggcggcaggtgtgtgccgtgtcgccgcgcggtgcgcgtggagggggtggcgctggttcatgtcgacgtcggcggcacggaGGACACCCTGCGCAGTGTTGTGAGGGCCCTGGGGGTGAGCaacgtggaggtgtgcggcgacctgctgGGTTTTGTGGAGGAAGCGATGCGGGGCGCGACCGTGaaggccagcgacggcgttccgttcttggtgatgaggctgcgcgagggcagcgatctgggcagggtgtacggcgaggtggtgagccTGGTGAGCGACTGCCAGGCCTGCCATATCGTCCTGGCGGTGCCCATGAAGGCTCTGACCCCTTTGAACgtgtcgtcgcggaggctgGACTTTTACTGCATAccacccttctcccgccggcaggcgttcgcctacgcggagcacacgctggacgcgctggacctggtgtgctttgtggaggtggtggggacgcgcagcagcgacgtcgacgagctgtgcgctgcgctgcgccagcgcggcgtggacccggtcacgtacacgagcctcatgctggcgcgggcgatgcgtcggctgcaggctgcgctgGGACCACCTGGCTCgcctgctcgtgcggcgatCCGGCAGCTAGCCTCGATGCcattcgccgacggcgtgcgcgatgacGCCACTGGAGCGATGTCGGTGCTCGGGCAGCCAGATGTGCAGGAGATGGTGCTGTACGatccggtgcagcacgagtggcggtttgcgcagcaggtgtaccacaccgcggcgcgctgcatcttgatctag
- a CDS encoding putative amastin-like surface protein, whose protein sequence is MKCSIPLVVYVVVQFVAFLLVLVGTPLEMFRAPNRPGVAQCLTLFGFKLDCKSLEYEETVDMQWLNCPARIARFRLAQAFTLISILVYGAAFVLGLVLLYGCTIHRWVCLALNIVGAVTLCVVWVAMVVTYKKPDEPLCREVRNMGYRFGTGFALLVVAWILDILNMIILLLPCTVPATKANEKPESPTAQE, encoded by the coding sequence ATGAAGTGCAGTATCCCCCTCGTTGTCTACGTGGTCGTGCAGTTCGTGGCGTTCcttctggtgctggtgggcacgccgctggagaTGTTCCGTGCACCCAATCGTCCAGGAGTCGCTCAGTGTCTAACGCTTTTTGGCTTTAAGCTCGACTGTAAATCACTTGAATATGAGGAGACGGTAGACATGCAATGGCTTAATTGCCCTGCACGCATCGCCCGTTTCCGCCTTGCGCAGGCGTTCACTCTCATCTCCATCCTCGTGTACGGCGCGGCCTTTGTCCTGGGCTTAGTTTTGCTGTACGGCTGCACTATTCACCGCTGGGTttgcctggcgctgaacaTCGTTGGCGCGGTCACCTTGTGCGTTGTGTGGGTGGCCATGGTGGTGACATACAAAAAACCTGATGAGCCGCTATGCCGTGAGGTGAGGAATATGGGCTACCGGTTCGGCACCGGGTTCGCTCTCTTGGTGGTGGCCTGGATACTGGATATCCTCAACATGATCATCCTGCTGCTCCCGTGCACGGTCCCGGCCACTAAAGCGAACGAGAAGCCGGagtcgccgacagcgcaagAGTAG
- a CDS encoding putative amastin-like surface protein: MAYSIPLVVYVVVQFVALLLVLVGTPVDMFRMPSTGFDTSCITLWGERFTCTSSGYFSYIDETFHNCPQRLTHFRIAQAFAIISIFVYFAAFVMGLVLLYGCTIHRWVCLALNIVGAVTLFIVWAAMVVTYNKGESPRCPPLKEVSYYAAGFVLFLLAWILDILNMIILLLPCTVPATKANEKPESPTAQE, encoded by the coding sequence ATGGCATACAGTATCCCCCTCGTTGTCTACGTGGTCGTGCAGTTCGTGGCGCTCcttctggtgctggtgggcacGCCGGTGGACATGTTTCGCATGCCGAGTACAGGGTTTGATACATCTTGCATCACCCTGTGGGGGGAGAGGTTCACATGCACCTCGTCAGGATATTTTTCCTACATCGATGAAACGTTCCATAACTGCCCTCAGCGTCTCACCCATTTCCGCATTGCGCAGGCGTTCGCCATCATCTCCATCTTTGTTTACTTCGCGGCCTTTGTCATGGGCTTAGTTTTGCTGTACGGCTGCACTATTCACCGCTGGGTttgcctggcgctgaacaTCGTTGGCGCGGTCACCTTGTTCATTGTGTGGGCGGCCATGGTGGTGACATACAACAAGGGAGAGAGTCCCCGTTGCCCTCCTCTCAAGGAGGTCAGCTATTATGCTGCCGGGTTCGTTCTCTTCCTGCTGGCCTGGATACTGGATATCCTCAACATGATCATCCTGCTGCTCCCGTGCACGGTCCCGGCCACTAAAGCGAACGAGAAGCCGGagtcgccgacagcgcaagAGTAG